The following are encoded in a window of Bacillus sp. SORGH_AS_0510 genomic DNA:
- the comGG gene encoding competence type IV pilus minor pilin ComGG, protein MKNSEKGFTYPLTLCLLIVFLLFFSMHVDQLLMERKIAHETSSIQQEEYYFLSSVKKVEALYQSGVALPLKGSWMYCNGSMVYQAELPIGNTQKVTFNLVLNSGIAVSGSGSFDLVTKKLTKWMEVK, encoded by the coding sequence ATGAAAAATAGCGAGAAAGGATTTACTTATCCTCTGACACTATGTTTACTTATTGTTTTTTTATTATTCTTTTCCATGCATGTAGACCAATTGTTGATGGAAAGAAAAATTGCACATGAAACTAGTTCTATTCAGCAGGAAGAATATTATTTTCTCTCCTCTGTAAAAAAAGTGGAGGCACTTTATCAAAGCGGAGTAGCACTTCCACTGAAAGGGTCGTGGATGTATTGTAATGGATCCATGGTGTACCAAGCAGAGCTTCCTATAGGTAACACCCAAAAAGTGACCTTTAATTTAGTGTTAAATTCAGGTATAGCCGTCAGTGGAAGTGGAAGTTTTGATCTTGTAACGAAAAAACTGACAAAATGGATGGAAGTAAAATAA
- the comGC gene encoding competence type IV pilus major pilin ComGC, with amino-acid sequence MLKNEKGFTLIEMMIVMLVISILLIITIPNVAKHNSNINNKGCQAYIKMVQAQVQAYEMEHNKVPSLQDLIDEDYIKKDTKGCPNGKTVTIDSSGDVTAVDSQ; translated from the coding sequence ATGTTGAAAAATGAAAAAGGTTTTACACTTATTGAAATGATGATTGTTATGCTAGTAATTTCTATCCTGTTAATTATTACAATTCCAAACGTGGCAAAACATAATTCTAATATTAATAACAAGGGCTGTCAGGCATATATAAAAATGGTACAAGCCCAAGTTCAAGCCTATGAAATGGAGCATAACAAGGTGCCATCACTCCAAGATCTTATAGATGAAGATTATATAAAGAAAGATACAAAAGGCTGTCCAAACGGAAAAACGGTAACTATTGATTCGAGTGGGGATGTTACCGCAGTAGATTCACAGTGA
- the gcvT gene encoding glycine cleavage system aminomethyltransferase GcvT, translating into MTELKRTPLFNVYKEFGGKTIDFGGWELPVQFSSIKEEHEAVRSRAGLFDVSHMGEIEVKGSDSLGYLQKMMTNDISKIKNGGAQYTAMCYENGGTVDDLLVYKIEDNHYLLVVNASNIEKDFNWLEDHLSGDVSIENLSETTAQLALQGPLGEQVLQKLTETDLREIGFFKFQQEVSIDGKKALVSRTGYTGEDGFEVYCNSADAEQIWKAILEAGKEEGVLPCGLGARDTLRFESVLALYGQELSPEISPLEAGIGFAVKLNKEADFIGREALIQQKEAGLSRKIVGIEMIDRGIPRHGYPVYKGDVLIGEVTTGTQSPTLKRNIGLALISSEFTGLDTEVEVEIRGKRLKATVVPTPFYKREKK; encoded by the coding sequence ATGACAGAATTAAAACGTACTCCGCTTTTTAATGTATATAAAGAATTCGGAGGGAAAACCATCGATTTTGGTGGATGGGAGCTGCCTGTTCAATTCTCAAGCATTAAGGAAGAACATGAAGCAGTCCGCAGTCGTGCTGGGTTGTTTGATGTTTCTCACATGGGTGAAATCGAAGTAAAAGGCTCTGATAGTCTAGGCTACTTACAAAAAATGATGACAAATGATATCTCAAAAATTAAAAACGGTGGTGCACAGTATACAGCCATGTGCTACGAAAATGGCGGGACTGTCGATGATTTGCTTGTCTATAAAATAGAGGACAATCACTATCTTCTTGTTGTTAATGCTTCTAATATTGAGAAGGACTTCAACTGGCTTGAAGACCATTTATCAGGTGATGTAAGCATTGAAAATCTGTCTGAAACAACAGCTCAACTTGCACTTCAGGGTCCTCTTGGTGAACAAGTGCTGCAAAAGCTTACGGAAACAGATTTACGTGAAATTGGCTTTTTTAAATTCCAGCAAGAAGTTAGCATAGACGGTAAAAAAGCTCTTGTATCAAGAACTGGATATACAGGTGAAGACGGTTTCGAAGTGTACTGTAATTCTGCTGATGCCGAACAAATTTGGAAAGCCATATTAGAGGCAGGAAAAGAAGAAGGAGTTCTTCCTTGTGGTTTAGGAGCGCGTGATACACTTCGTTTTGAGTCTGTTTTAGCTCTATATGGACAGGAACTTTCACCTGAAATCTCTCCACTTGAAGCTGGAATTGGCTTTGCTGTTAAACTTAACAAAGAAGCAGATTTTATTGGGAGAGAAGCTTTAATACAACAAAAAGAGGCAGGGCTCTCTAGAAAAATTGTGGGGATTGAAATGATTGATCGTGGGATCCCGCGTCATGGCTATCCTGTTTATAAAGGGGATGTGCTTATTGGAGAAGTAACAACGGGTACACAATCACCTACATTGAAAAGAAATATCGGTCTTGCCCTTATTTCGTCTGAATTTACTGGATTAGATACTGAAGTAGAAGTAGAGATTCGAGGTAAACGCTTAAAAGCTACAGTTGTTCCAACACCTTTTTATAAAAGAGAAAAGAAATAA
- the comGF gene encoding competence type IV pilus minor pilin ComGF, protein MKEIPSFMKLKNAGFSNDKAFTLIEVLLAFSIFSIIIFFMIPIFQITLNQKDISEKLKSMEWEVFSSQIKKEVRFSTRAQVLSGRLVLTKENEIVQIEKYGTNLRRRVNSTGNEIILQDVSQFTLTVKNNAVKITVVDLLGKVYTVTVYSLVDWNTSP, encoded by the coding sequence TTGAAAGAAATTCCTTCGTTCATGAAATTGAAAAATGCGGGATTTTCGAATGACAAAGCATTTACGCTTATTGAAGTGTTACTTGCTTTTTCAATTTTTAGTATCATTATTTTCTTTATGATCCCGATTTTTCAAATTACCTTAAACCAAAAGGATATTTCAGAGAAATTAAAATCGATGGAATGGGAAGTTTTTAGCAGTCAAATAAAGAAAGAAGTTCGTTTTTCCACACGTGCACAGGTCCTTTCTGGACGTCTCGTCCTAACAAAGGAAAATGAAATAGTACAAATTGAAAAATACGGCACCAACTTACGCAGGCGTGTAAATTCAACTGGAAATGAAATTATACTGCAGGACGTTTCACAGTTTACTTTAACAGTAAAAAACAATGCGGTTAAAATTACTGTTGTTGATCTTTTAGGTAAAGTGTACACAGTAACCGTTTATTCATTGGTAGATTGGAACACCAGTCCATGA
- a CDS encoding YqzE family protein, with translation MKTNDYVKYMTQTIVKYADQPRDERKRLRSERKEGRASFWYRWFGILPYILYFQMIKKRKRG, from the coding sequence ATGAAGACCAATGATTATGTTAAATACATGACTCAAACTATTGTGAAATATGCGGACCAACCAAGAGATGAAAGGAAAAGACTGCGTTCAGAAAGAAAAGAAGGACGAGCATCTTTTTGGTATCGATGGTTTGGAATTTTACCGTACATCCTATATTTTCAAATGATTAAGAAACGAAAGAGAGGCTGA
- the gcvPB gene encoding aminomethyl-transferring glycine dehydrogenase subunit GcvPB, with protein sequence MHNQDQALIFELSTPGRIGYSLPEMDVPELDLNSLLPEGYVREEEPELPEVSELDIMRHYTALSRRNHGVDSGFYPLGSCTMKYNPKINENVARFNGFAHVHPLQDESSVQGALELLYDLQQHLIEITGMDEVTLQPAAGAHGEWTGLMLIRAYHEANGDLKRTKVIVPDSAHGTNPASATIAGLETITVKSNENGLVDLEDLRRVVGEDTAALMLTNPNTLGLFEENILEMAEIVHGVGGKLYYDGANLNAVLSKARPGDMGFDVVHLNLHKTFTGPHGGGGPGSGPVGVKADLIPYLPKPVIAKRGDEYVLDYDRPQSIGRVKPYYGNFGINVRAYTYIRSMGPDGLKAVTEYAVLNANYMMRRLAEYYDLPFDRHCKHEFVLSGRRQKKLGVRTLDIAKRLLDFGYHPPTIYFPLNVEECIMIEPTETESKETLDSFIDIMIQIAKEAEVNPEIVQEAPHTTVVGRMDETKAARKPVLRFQKA encoded by the coding sequence ATGCATAATCAAGACCAGGCGCTCATTTTTGAACTTAGTACACCGGGTCGAATCGGATACAGCCTTCCAGAAATGGATGTACCTGAATTAGACCTTAACAGTCTTCTTCCTGAAGGTTACGTGCGTGAAGAAGAACCTGAACTTCCAGAAGTATCTGAACTGGATATTATGCGCCATTATACTGCGCTTTCTAGAAGAAACCATGGAGTTGATTCTGGTTTCTATCCATTAGGTTCTTGTACCATGAAATATAATCCAAAAATTAATGAAAATGTTGCTCGTTTCAATGGGTTTGCTCATGTGCATCCGCTACAAGATGAAAGCTCAGTCCAAGGTGCACTTGAGCTATTATATGATTTGCAACAACATCTAATTGAAATTACAGGAATGGATGAAGTAACACTTCAACCAGCTGCAGGAGCACATGGTGAATGGACAGGGTTAATGTTAATTCGTGCTTACCATGAAGCAAATGGCGACCTGAAGCGTACAAAGGTTATTGTTCCAGACTCTGCCCATGGCACAAACCCGGCGTCCGCTACAATTGCAGGATTAGAAACAATTACTGTTAAATCTAATGAAAATGGTCTTGTAGATCTTGAGGACTTAAGAAGAGTAGTTGGAGAAGATACTGCAGCACTAATGTTAACCAATCCAAACACACTAGGACTTTTTGAGGAGAACATTCTTGAAATGGCTGAGATTGTCCATGGAGTAGGTGGAAAGCTGTATTATGATGGTGCCAACTTAAATGCGGTTCTATCAAAAGCTAGACCTGGGGATATGGGATTTGATGTGGTTCACTTAAATCTTCATAAAACCTTCACTGGTCCACATGGTGGCGGTGGTCCTGGTTCAGGTCCAGTTGGTGTTAAAGCTGATTTAATTCCGTACCTTCCAAAGCCAGTTATCGCTAAGCGCGGTGATGAGTATGTACTAGATTATGATCGCCCACAATCTATTGGCCGAGTGAAACCATACTACGGAAACTTTGGTATTAATGTTCGTGCATATACGTATATACGCTCAATGGGTCCTGATGGATTAAAGGCAGTAACTGAGTATGCAGTGTTAAATGCAAACTATATGATGAGAAGGCTTGCTGAATACTATGATCTACCGTTTGATAGACATTGTAAGCATGAATTCGTTCTTAGCGGCAGACGTCAGAAAAAATTAGGTGTGCGTACACTGGATATAGCTAAACGCCTGCTTGATTTTGGTTACCACCCACCAACCATCTACTTCCCGTTAAATGTGGAAGAGTGTATCATGATTGAGCCGACGGAAACTGAATCAAAAGAGACTCTAGACTCATTTATTGATATCATGATTCAAATTGCAAAAGAGGCTGAGGTAAACCCTGAGATTGTTCAAGAGGCCCCACACACAACTGTTGTAGGCCGTATGGATGAAACAAAAGCTGCTCGTAAACCAGTTTTAAGGTTTCAAAAGGCTTAA
- a CDS encoding rhodanese-like domain-containing protein, whose translation MSSLYTLLIIIAAFIIYSVFTYFYQKRIVKTVSEEEFRAGYRKAQLIDVREPNEFEGGHILGARNIPMSQMKMRMKEIRQDMPVYLYCQSGMRSARAAQFLHRKGYKDLTQLQGGFKKWSGKVKAKK comes from the coding sequence TTGAGTTCACTTTATACTTTATTAATTATTATTGCAGCATTTATTATCTACTCCGTTTTCACCTACTTCTATCAGAAAAGGATTGTTAAAACGGTATCAGAAGAAGAGTTTCGTGCGGGCTATAGAAAGGCACAACTTATTGATGTTCGTGAACCAAACGAATTCGAAGGCGGACATATTTTAGGAGCACGTAATATCCCAATGTCGCAAATGAAAATGCGCATGAAAGAGATTCGTCAAGATATGCCTGTTTACTTATATTGCCAAAGTGGCATGCGTAGTGCACGTGCAGCTCAATTCCTACACCGTAAAGGTTATAAGGATCTTACCCAGCTGCAAGGCGGATTTAAAAAATGGTCTGGTAAAGTAAAAGCAAAGAAATAA
- a CDS encoding YqhG family protein, which yields MQQQEIHNFLISYFQANDCPIIENQKGYLTVQLTIELDKELMNRPFYWHYLEKTGGIPNPMQLTFITNKELAPDHIKGEIIHFGSPRLHQIFQSTKNLASYIRLYENHNHHNHQTPLLPWLCMNVKISYQCDRKRDVFKSIGLQLINGQMIEDFHDHLQQIPLTPKIPDYSFTLSPLVKPKSGFLRIENYLKSLVAEDDHLWAEEARKRWDQDLRLLEHFYEEIEEENENYETEKKALQEQYEPKINISFINGGLFYLTDKAI from the coding sequence ATGCAGCAGCAGGAAATTCATAATTTTCTTATCAGTTATTTTCAAGCCAATGACTGCCCCATCATAGAAAATCAAAAGGGCTATCTAACCGTTCAATTAACCATTGAGCTTGATAAAGAATTGATGAACCGCCCATTTTACTGGCATTACCTTGAAAAAACTGGCGGAATCCCTAACCCTATGCAGCTTACCTTTATCACCAATAAAGAATTAGCACCAGACCATATTAAGGGTGAGATTATTCATTTTGGTTCACCAAGGCTTCATCAAATTTTTCAGTCCACCAAAAATCTGGCTAGCTATATCCGGCTTTACGAAAATCATAACCATCATAATCACCAAACACCCTTATTACCATGGCTGTGTATGAATGTTAAGATATCCTATCAATGTGACCGTAAGCGAGATGTTTTTAAATCCATTGGTTTACAGCTTATTAATGGACAAATGATTGAAGATTTCCATGATCATTTACAGCAAATCCCGTTAACACCTAAAATACCAGATTACTCTTTTACATTATCACCGTTAGTAAAACCTAAAAGTGGATTTTTACGTATCGAGAATTATCTAAAATCATTGGTTGCTGAAGACGATCATTTATGGGCGGAGGAAGCGAGAAAGCGATGGGACCAAGATTTACGACTCCTCGAGCATTTTTATGAAGAAATAGAGGAAGAAAATGAAAACTATGAGACAGAAAAAAAAGCATTGCAGGAGCAATATGAGCCTAAAATAAATATTTCATTTATCAACGGTGGTCTATTTTACCTGACCGACAAGGCTATTTAA
- the comGD gene encoding competence type IV pilus minor pilin ComGD, giving the protein MDGNQKGFTLIESLLVLSIFIIISSITVFTLKPQHSFIEKDSFFAQLKGDLYYAQQYALSHQHEVLVQFVPKEYKYYVLYRIGETPIIERNYTHNIMITEGTMPILFKFLPDGNINKFGSLIVYYRNKTYRITFLIGKGRFYVTDQ; this is encoded by the coding sequence ATGGACGGGAATCAAAAGGGATTCACGTTGATCGAATCACTGCTAGTCCTATCCATTTTCATAATTATTTCCTCAATTACAGTATTCACCCTAAAACCGCAGCACTCTTTTATAGAGAAAGATAGTTTTTTCGCCCAACTAAAAGGAGACCTTTATTATGCGCAGCAGTATGCCTTATCACATCAGCATGAAGTATTAGTTCAATTTGTACCTAAAGAATACAAATATTATGTTTTATACCGTATTGGTGAAACTCCAATTATTGAAAGAAATTATACGCATAATATTATGATTACCGAAGGAACAATGCCAATTTTGTTTAAATTTCTTCCCGATGGAAATATTAATAAGTTTGGAAGTTTGATTGTGTATTATCGGAATAAAACCTATCGCATCACCTTTTTAATTGGAAAGGGACGGTTTTATGTTACAGACCAGTAA
- the gcvPA gene encoding aminomethyl-transferring glycine dehydrogenase subunit GcvPA, whose product MKHRYLPMTEQDKKAMLETIGVSSIDELFSDIPEKVKFKGEYNIKQAKSETALMKELFQMASRNADLKRNVSFLGAGVYDHYMPVIVDHVISRSEFYTAYTPYQPEISQGELQAIFEFQTMICELTGMDVANSSMYDGGTALAEAAMLSAGHTKRKTILVSSAVHPESREVLKTYAKGQYLDVVEVPVTNGVTDVEALKGLVNSDVAAVIVQYPNFFGRIEPLKELEEIIHENKSMFVVSSNPLSLGVLTPPGKFGADIVIGDAQPFGIPTAFGGPHCGYFAVTTKLMRKVPGRLVGQTTDDQGRRGFVLTLQAREQHIRRDKATSNICSNQALNALAASVAMTALGKKGVREMAAANLQKAHYAKIAFKEAGFEILYDGHSFNEFVVKLNKPVKELNQKLLQKGIIGGYDLGRDYADLANHMLIAVTEQRSKEEIDTLVKELGDLHA is encoded by the coding sequence ATGAAACATCGCTATTTACCTATGACTGAACAAGATAAGAAGGCTATGCTTGAAACCATTGGTGTTTCTTCAATTGATGAATTATTTAGCGATATCCCTGAGAAAGTGAAATTCAAGGGTGAATACAACATTAAACAGGCAAAGTCTGAAACAGCTTTAATGAAAGAGCTATTTCAAATGGCGAGCCGTAATGCAGACTTAAAAAGGAATGTCTCTTTTCTAGGTGCAGGTGTTTATGATCATTACATGCCTGTCATTGTTGATCATGTTATTTCTCGTTCTGAATTTTATACAGCCTATACACCATATCAGCCGGAAATCTCTCAAGGAGAACTGCAAGCGATTTTTGAATTTCAAACGATGATTTGTGAATTAACAGGGATGGATGTTGCAAACTCTTCCATGTATGACGGCGGTACAGCACTTGCTGAAGCTGCTATGCTTAGTGCGGGTCATACTAAGAGAAAGACAATCTTAGTGTCTAGTGCCGTTCACCCAGAGTCTCGTGAAGTTCTTAAAACGTATGCTAAGGGTCAATATCTTGATGTGGTTGAAGTGCCTGTAACTAATGGTGTAACAGATGTGGAAGCTTTAAAAGGGCTTGTGAATTCTGATGTTGCAGCTGTGATTGTTCAGTATCCAAACTTCTTTGGCCGGATTGAGCCTTTAAAAGAACTTGAAGAGATTATCCATGAAAACAAATCCATGTTTGTAGTGTCTAGCAACCCATTGTCATTAGGTGTATTAACACCTCCTGGAAAATTTGGTGCGGACATTGTGATCGGTGATGCTCAACCTTTTGGTATTCCAACAGCCTTCGGGGGACCACACTGCGGATACTTTGCGGTTACAACTAAATTAATGCGTAAGGTACCAGGACGTCTTGTTGGACAAACAACAGATGATCAAGGACGCCGTGGTTTTGTTTTAACTCTTCAAGCACGTGAACAGCATATTCGTCGTGATAAAGCGACATCAAATATTTGTTCTAACCAAGCGTTAAATGCATTGGCAGCATCTGTTGCCATGACGGCACTCGGTAAAAAAGGTGTCCGTGAAATGGCAGCAGCTAACTTACAAAAAGCACATTATGCTAAAATTGCTTTTAAAGAAGCTGGATTTGAAATTTTGTATGACGGTCATTCATTCAATGAATTTGTCGTGAAACTAAATAAACCAGTTAAAGAATTGAACCAAAAGCTTTTACAAAAGGGAATCATTGGCGGCTATGATTTAGGTCGTGACTATGCTGATCTCGCTAATCATATGTTGATTGCTGTAACAGAACAAAGGTCTAAGGAAGAAATTGATACTTTAGTGAAAGAATTGGGGGATTTGCATGCATAA
- the comGB gene encoding competence type IV pilus assembly protein ComGB, which yields MKARKWSVNEQASFLRRTGELLARGYPIAEAIESIGLQLPTKRKEELYDCLVALKKGLPFHESLDNLGFHKDLIGYVYYAEQHGSFADALLEGSNLALMKEKDLHKLLKLLQYPLLLIFITGFLFIFVENTLLPRFTTLFTSLGLEENFFTKVIYVFDYYFPIFIGSLLFALLLGCVYYFLIFRQYSILKQRSMLISIPIVGKLLKLLYTHYFSIQLSFLLSGGLSVSEALLLFERNLRQPFYSQLAETIKEKLVTGEKLETILSSFLFFETEFSMIVKHGQENGKLEQELLFFSKHCLTNMEEIIEKSLKTIQPILYLFIGFLVVSMYLAILLPMFHLLDGI from the coding sequence ATGAAAGCACGTAAATGGTCAGTCAATGAACAAGCAAGCTTTTTAAGAAGAACAGGTGAATTGTTAGCAAGGGGATACCCAATTGCGGAAGCAATTGAATCTATAGGGTTACAATTACCTACAAAGCGAAAGGAGGAATTATATGATTGTTTAGTAGCATTAAAAAAAGGGTTACCATTTCATGAATCATTAGACAATCTTGGTTTTCACAAGGATTTGATTGGTTATGTTTATTATGCTGAGCAGCATGGCAGCTTTGCTGATGCGCTCTTAGAAGGAAGTAATCTTGCATTAATGAAGGAAAAGGATTTACACAAATTATTGAAATTGCTTCAGTATCCATTGTTACTAATTTTCATTACTGGATTTCTATTTATCTTTGTAGAAAACACGTTACTCCCCAGATTTACCACACTCTTCACTTCACTTGGTCTTGAAGAGAATTTTTTTACAAAAGTGATTTACGTGTTTGATTATTATTTCCCCATCTTTATCGGTAGTCTCCTTTTTGCATTGCTCCTAGGATGTGTTTATTATTTTCTCATTTTCCGCCAATACTCCATTTTAAAGCAAAGGTCGATGCTTATTAGCATTCCCATCGTTGGGAAGCTCCTCAAACTACTGTACACCCATTACTTTTCCATTCAATTAAGTTTTCTATTATCGGGTGGATTATCTGTGTCGGAAGCATTGCTTTTATTTGAGAGGAACCTAAGACAGCCTTTTTATAGTCAATTGGCTGAAACGATTAAGGAGAAGCTCGTAACAGGAGAGAAATTGGAGACCATTTTATCGTCCTTTTTATTTTTTGAAACGGAATTTTCTATGATAGTCAAGCATGGACAGGAAAACGGGAAGTTAGAACAAGAGTTACTCTTCTTTAGTAAACACTGTCTTACTAATATGGAAGAAATTATTGAAAAAAGCTTAAAGACGATTCAGCCCATATTATATTTATTTATTGGCTTTCTAGTTGTTTCAATGTATTTAGCAATCCTATTACCCATGTTCCATCTGTTAGATGGCATTTAA
- a CDS encoding DEAD/DEAH box helicase, whose protein sequence is MSVKIEFDSSWQDDFLHRIENDGPWGNWELFKLAIGVEKHLVIPEFEGLQAPKHLPNLTPLPHQLETAKQVIENMNGKAILADEVGLGKTIEAGLILKEYMIRGLVKKVLILVPASLVTQWAMELNSKFFIPAVAQRKSYVWEQCDVVVSSIDTAKRNPHRDIIAKLDYDLIIIDEAHKLKNNKTKNYEFVQNLKKKFCLLLTATPIQNRIEEIFNLVSLLKPGHLGSETAFYEKYKRDARSLNDDEHLKELVNKVMIRNRRADTGIEWTKRHVETIPIQFSSQEKDLYESITNLKSEGDWLQTSAFSVMTLQREACSSREAVFYTLKNMLQKKEDRGPAFEEQIHYLISKVEAVQKNSKAEKALELIQKVNDKVIIFTEYRATQMYLQWYLKQHGISSVPFRGGFKRGKKDWMRELFQKHAQVLIATEAGGEGINLQFCNHIINFDLPWNPMRLEQRIGRIHRLGQEKDVMIYNFAIKNTVEEHILKLLYEKINLFEKVIGELDDILTKLEFGNIEDHLIDIFGQSVSEGEMRIKMENLSSMIEFAQTLKEGDSHAAAGNS, encoded by the coding sequence ATGTCTGTCAAAATTGAATTTGATTCCTCTTGGCAGGATGATTTCTTGCATAGAATTGAAAATGATGGACCCTGGGGTAATTGGGAACTATTTAAACTTGCGATAGGAGTTGAAAAGCATCTCGTCATTCCTGAATTTGAAGGCTTGCAGGCTCCGAAGCATTTGCCTAACTTAACACCGCTTCCTCACCAGCTTGAAACAGCCAAGCAAGTAATTGAGAACATGAATGGAAAAGCAATCCTTGCAGATGAAGTTGGTCTTGGAAAGACCATTGAGGCAGGTTTGATTTTAAAAGAATACATGATTCGTGGACTGGTGAAAAAAGTACTTATTCTTGTCCCAGCTTCATTAGTTACGCAATGGGCCATGGAATTAAACAGCAAGTTCTTCATCCCCGCAGTTGCACAGAGGAAAAGCTATGTATGGGAACAATGTGATGTAGTGGTCTCATCCATTGATACAGCAAAACGAAATCCTCATCGAGATATTATTGCAAAGCTGGATTATGACTTAATTATTATTGACGAAGCACACAAACTTAAAAATAATAAAACAAAAAACTACGAGTTTGTTCAAAATCTAAAAAAGAAATTTTGTTTATTGTTAACTGCAACCCCTATTCAAAATAGGATTGAGGAGATTTTTAACCTTGTTTCGCTTCTTAAGCCAGGACATTTAGGAAGTGAAACAGCTTTTTACGAAAAATACAAACGAGATGCACGTTCATTAAATGATGATGAGCACTTAAAGGAATTAGTCAATAAGGTAATGATCCGGAACCGCCGGGCAGATACTGGTATTGAATGGACAAAGAGACATGTAGAAACAATTCCAATTCAATTTTCCTCTCAGGAAAAAGATTTATATGAATCGATTACGAATCTAAAAAGTGAGGGGGATTGGCTGCAGACAAGTGCCTTCTCTGTTATGACACTGCAGCGCGAGGCATGCAGCAGCCGAGAAGCTGTTTTCTACACATTAAAAAACATGCTGCAAAAAAAGGAGGATAGAGGGCCTGCCTTTGAGGAACAAATTCACTACTTAATTAGTAAAGTGGAAGCTGTTCAGAAAAATTCCAAGGCCGAAAAAGCATTGGAATTAATACAGAAGGTAAATGATAAGGTCATTATCTTTACGGAATATCGTGCGACTCAAATGTATCTGCAGTGGTATTTAAAGCAACATGGCATTTCTTCCGTTCCATTTCGTGGAGGATTTAAACGTGGGAAAAAGGACTGGATGCGTGAGCTGTTCCAAAAACATGCACAAGTACTTATTGCTACAGAAGCTGGCGGTGAAGGGATAAACCTGCAATTTTGTAATCATATTATTAACTTTGATTTGCCATGGAACCCTATGAGGCTTGAACAGCGGATCGGACGGATTCATCGTTTAGGCCAAGAAAAGGACGTTATGATTTATAACTTTGCAATCAAAAATACAGTCGAGGAGCATATTTTAAAACTCCTTTATGAAAAAATAAACTTGTTCGAAAAGGTTATCGGAGAACTTGATGATATATTAACAAAATTAGAATTTGGCAATATCGAAGATCATCTTATCGATATATTTGGACAATCCGTTTCAGAGGGTGAAATGAGAATAAAAATGGAGAACTTATCATCCATGATTGAATTTGCACAAACCTTAAAGGAAGGGGATTCGCATGCAGCAGCAGGAAATTCATAA